Part of the Nicotiana tabacum cultivar K326 chromosome 20, ASM71507v2, whole genome shotgun sequence genome, ttaaaattatctagatttttgaaaacgggaggttggacccgccgaaggttgcctacgtatctcaccccgtgcgagaatcaaaacggcgtagttcggtcatagagaaaattaaataaacctagtaatcaagaataagcatttttattgtttttggaggaagataaatactaaaatattattttttttttttttgcaatatttggactattagtccgaatttataaaagggtattacaaaagaaacaacacatttttgaattatgagttttccattttttttttttttgaaataaataccctctttttttcttaaaagaaaagaaacaatttctatatgtttttttttaatcagACTAAAAGGcaacttttggttttatttttttctttttttttttagaaaaattccgacgaggtttcgacactacttggacattggttttatttttcaaaaataagtaattatctccctacgctgctattttcttttttttttagaaaccgatcaacatgcggaaccgaagcaaataaatgcgcaaaacaaataagatgcagcaGGGTGGCCTTTTCATTtctggttgcttgtcctagacggactcaacccctgtgttgagccccctaagtcaaatgcaacatgatgcaaataagcgttcctactagggatccggcatgaagtcgagttatactaggtttaaaccttggtatttgttctagactgtgtacccgagcggacaactcgagtcgaggaggggcaacttaccggaaaccaaaaggccgtccggcttcgtaacttatccgtcctctttcttatttcgggtattgacactaacagaatagggagtctcgaccagcgagcttctccccggaggtgaagagagaagggtttcggcacagtttatatacagttcagataatatcaaagcagtaaaagacaacatttagcacgttatgcaaaaatatgtaataaagatcagataataaagccgaatataataattattctaagctcgaactcttgaaccctgaaccagtggttctgggttttagcatccccagcggagtcgccagagctgtcacacctcctttttgtgccccgccccgaagggtttaagatgcgcgggtggagtttttccaatttaagtgacgatattcgaaatgggattatttatttaattcggagtcgccacttgggaaaggtttagcttttggtgtcccaagtcaccggtttatcttgaatcccaaatcgaggaaattttcgacttttccaaatgaagtctgcgaaccagaaattctaagtaaggaattctgttgacccgagggaaggtgttaggcaccctcgaatcccgtggttctagcacgatcgcttaaattgttataatggctaaatatctgatttaatacatgttatgacttccgtgcttttattaattttaaaccgcttttattattatcgtTTATTTtcatagaattgcaacgtcgtaaaaatgcatctcaaaccacgtcacaatcaatgcacccgtagttattaacacattttgactccgttgagatctggatttgggtcacatcaatgtgcacccgaatttaagaacataatttacttaaaccgtgcctgaaagtctagcgcgttattatttttgagaaggccatgagattcactaaatggcctagcccgaattctaaatattatgattagttgttgagggccccgtaatttgcatatttttttttatttttttttttggcgaggctcgtctcattatttttagaagggtatcctacagtgactacatttctattatttttatttccagagatagaagaaagaaaaatgtatgcTAATATATACTTTGGCCTAAACCCGActcctatcaatttctgattaattacttataaagtgAGAAAACGTCATGCCTTACGAGAATGTTTTGGTCGAATAAaagattacatatgagattgatgaaatgcaatacttaatccgaacatttcttaaGTTGAACTTACTAAACTTATTTGGACTAAGTTGAAGGATATACTGGCAAAGTAAAATGCTTATTTTAACAAGAAATCATGCATGAgctaacgaaatacaacacttaattccgaacatttcttgagttgaatttacTAAACTTATGTGGACTAGTCTTAACTAAAAAAAAGCTAAATGAAACAGAAACAGTATTGTATGAGATCGAAGTGTACATGCCCAGACTAACCAACAACTAACGAGCTAAAACACAAAGGGTAAACTCAGTCGAGTATTAGTACATACTTTCGAACCGTTGAATAAAACTGATCAATTTTCACAGGCTTGTTAATGTACTATGAGTATTACAAAAATAactgaacttcttcaacctttttcatttcatgctttcaaactgatTCAATTACATccatatgggacttgaaatgtgtacctggaaatgctgaaaatgcaaaggaggagaagaagaagatgtggaaatcagcagcaAAAGAAACAGGACTAGCAATAGCAGCAGGACAGGGCAGCAGCAAACAAAGCAAACAGCAGGACAGGCTCAAACACAGAAGCGCAACTATGGCCGATAGAAAGAAGCAGCTAAATGACAACAatacccagtggagtagaatcagaactccaggcaAAACacaccagtagtaaaccaatgaaagaCACTCGACTAATAGGCACGACTGGAATTGCTATCTCTTAACCTCCCTCTATCTGTGCAATCCTATCCTTTTTCAATCCCCTCAGTCTAGGTATCCCTCTCTGTCTGTATCTCTTTGGATGTATTTCAAACTTTCTATCTCAAAACTCCTCACTGTGTCTGTATATTTTCCAGCTCCTAAGGTTCAATGTCTATTTTtccaatctttttttttctttccttcaaTCAGATGTCCTCCCCCTTTTATATGCCTTCCTTaacccttttaacagcctgtttttttTAGAGTATCCCAGTACCCTCCTATGTGCCTTTAACCTTTTTCAGTTCCATTTTAGTTAATTCGGTAtaaaaccccatcattccctggcaggctttcctttcctattttattaactaaaagcaagcatgggcagtagaatatatctgacagcatatgctgtcaaaccatttctaAATCAAAAGCCCTTTGTACAGggaccaggctgtgcacaatgcacatgctgtgcacaagtgcacatgctatcaactcagatttcaattacagatcaagccttaggtttctgaaatcatattaacaactataagtaactgaacttggttcttaattgattcaggcaaatgttcaacagaagcaaatcgatttattttgttcaggcagttgaaactaattgacgactcatgtcgactcgactatattagcattaacatacacaatcgtagccaaaaatcagacattcaaagtATAGGGCACATGACTTGAATTGTACTGGCTAAACAAAATtatacttcgaggaatcagttaatcaatacaaatttggaacacaaccaatacacatgccttatcagaataggaggggttcaCACAAACACCGTGGTTCaagcaaagtggacaaacagaagttggtaaaaattcaaaagatacaaattgaaacaaaacatgaacagccaTTCAATCACTCACATGGAccaaacagaaataaagaaagcaagcaagactcacctcaagtcttgaaaaatcaaaaaccttgactcggacttggacagactttcttaagggtgaacggactttaatcgaagtgtttctcggatgagaaacacttcgattaaggtccattagaccttaatctctttggtttGGACGGACATAGGTCAGTGATGAAGAACTTACAAAGTTCcaaactcagatccgggatttatactcccctggtcagattcggaccaaaccaagtatggtttggtcacgaggggggtctggggagtgtctggtatgaatttagggcagattggtgtagattaggttccgactcgaatcttcaaatgaagattcgagaaggtgggataggattcgaggtgtgtggttgatagatttgggttcaggatgtcAAGGGGGTTCTACGGTGTTaggggcgaggtcaccggcgttccgtgccgccggcttccatggtgaaggatacaggggcggctctagggtttgatggggaatgaggttgaagacggaggctggggttaggataggggggcagggtatgttaCGGGCTTATATATGGCTGGAAGGGGTTGATCTtagccgttggatgaggcgagatggaAGGCTCAGATCTTTCTTTTGATGaggaaacggcgtcgtttctcaTTCAGAGCTTGGGGGTCGGTTTGGATAAGACGGGTCGGGTTAGTTAGTGGGTAcggggtgtgagatcttggccgttggatcagtttggtttgaatggttgagatggatcggccttgaaacgacgtagttttggtgttaaactacgtcgttttgtgtcCTGGGGTGGGCTGTTCGGACTGGGGGTTTGGGCTGTTCAATTGGGCTCCAAATTTTGAAATGGACACGGCCCAAacaaattttgtcttctttttctttatttctaatttcctaaatacacaaactaattaaataaaaccaagcaccactaattaacacttaacatatttatttcacgcGGATAAAATGTTAAAGGTAGGCAAAATTAAACACGGCAACAAatcaggaaaaaaagaaaaaatgcgtattttttgtaattttccatctaacaaacgggtcatggtttaaattacgcatgacacatacatttttaattcttttggagcgattgtcgcgtaaaacaaaaatcacgtgctcacagttcgGATTATGGAAGTATTGCCTATTTTCCATGAAAAACAATTTGTGAACTTCCAAGAATGTGGTTTTCCTCGGATGTTATGTTATTCGGAAATAAAATCTCCACAATATGATTCTCTGTGTAAAAAATACTTCCATAATGAAAATGTAAGTTAATCTAATTactagcttctttttttttttgtttatttgttttagttctgaaaacttatatttttttggTTATATAATAGGTGTAAAAGCTGATCGAGGTGGCACCATTTATTCTTATTGAAGAAGATACAGAGCCTGTTAGTGTGCATGAGCCAATTTCTCAAGATCAAAGCTCAATACCTTCTTCCACACAATTTAATGAAGTCATGCTTAAGGAAATTATTAAAGTAGTTTTTCTGTCTTTGAATAACATTAGTTTTTTATTTGATTCTtttttgcttaagagacttttTTGTTTTTATGGTTTTTGATTCAGAAATTATCAAAGAAGTTTAAAAAGGATCTGCATGCTGAAGTTACTAGAATAAATCAGAAAATAGTTGTATCAGAAAAAAGATTCAAAATGATATCAAGGtaatatcattaatttcaattagtctaagttcaggaccttgTGTCCTAAACTTTTTTACATGtaagtctaagttaaggaccatctgtcctgaacttttgaacttgaaacttgaagttcaggaccatggtccttaacttttgaacttaaaactTGAAGTTaaagacctattgtccttaacttttgatcttgtaactataagttaaggactgtctgtctttatttttgaacttgaaacttgaagtttaggaccaagtgttcttaacttttcaacttgtaagtctaagttcaggatcATCTGTCCTAAATTTTTGAACTTGAAACCTGAAGtccaggaccaagtgtccttaacttttcaatttgaaacttgaagttcaggacctattgtccttaactttttaacttgtaattcaaagttaaggactgcatgtccttaacttttgaacttgaagcttgaagtttaggaccaagtgtccttaacttttaaacttgttACTCTAAGTTAAGGATTGCCTATCATTAACTTTTTTTTACTTGTAACTTGAAGtgtaggactacctgtccttaactttctAACTTAGTTTCGTTCACATGATTTAAAGAAAAGTCTAGGATCAAAGATTGATACTTTGTTGAAGATTTTTGTGAAACCTGATGAAAGGAACATAGAGAGAGAATCTAGTGTTCCAATTACTAAAGATGGAGTTGATGATCATTGTGATGGTACAGAACCTACTGTTACAATTAACAAAGATGCAGATGGTGATGAATGTGATGATACAGATGTGCATGCAAAAGTTCAGTATGAAAGCGATTATAGAGATGCACGTCTAGATGATGAAACTGATATTGGCACTAAAATTGGGAAAGGTTAGAtatagattttgaattttttgtcaTTGAAATTTATATTCAATAGTGTAATACATATAAACATTTTTGTGATTATAAATATATGTAGAATTTGTTGATGGAGTGGATGTTCAAGATGTATTAGAATGTCAAGACCAGAAAAATCCAAAAGAGACAAGAGTAACAGAAAAAATTTGTAAATGTGGAGTGCAATTTCAGGATTTAGAAAGTCCATTGGGAATAAGTGTCAGTGAGATTGTATGCAAATGTTTAGAAGGAACATATGATATGTCTACACCTCTATcatataaagagaaatttggagTTCAAAATTATGCCAATCAAGGTTAGATGAAATTTTCATGATATGTTGAATGTTAGTTTTAGTGAACTATTAGAATGGGTATTAATTGTAAATGTTACAGAATCTTTTGAAGTTACAAGGGAAGAAGATGGAGTGGAGTATCAAGACAAAAGTGGAGTACAATCTCAAGACTTAGAAAATACCCAAGGAACAAGCATAAGTGAGATTGTTTCCATACATAGATGGAACATGTGATCTCTCTACACCTCACTCTCTTACCGACAATATTGGAAGCTAAGAAAATGCTAGTGAAGATAATGATTTAATTGTGATGATCTTGACAGTTGCAAATGGTTAGAtagtgttttttttaattttatacatGTTTGTTTTAATCAAAGATTAGTAACAAGTACTAATTGTGTTAGCTCTTGTAAATATTTTGCAGAATCTTGTGAACTTGCAATTGAAGAACATGGAGAACAgttgcaagataaagaaaatgtgcagttgaaagataaagaaaatgcaACCAATATGTCAGCTCAATTGTCTGTTGAAAAAATACAAGAAGGCAGTGTGAACAAGACATGTATTGATTGTGTCCTAAATATTATATTCATAATTAAAAGTGCCAgtacatttcaaaaataatgttCTTAGTTTTGTCTCTTCATTTGACGACTTGCAccaaactaatatatatatatagtgttgtCAGAgcaaaagatgaagatcttaacCAATATACTAGGAAAAGGAAGAGAGATAGTATTGGTTATGATGGTCCATCATTTTCTATTCTTACTCCTACTCCTACAAGTACACAAATGAGCATTGATGAGGGTTTGTCTATGGAGGTCGAAGGAAATATTAAAGAAGAGCTTGGTTGAGgtaaaagaaataagaagcttAGTTGGCAGTtgaaatctccttttgaacaagaaagaaaaacagGAACATCGATGGCACACAATGAAAATACTCCCAAGAAAACGGGCTGgataaaatcaaaatatactcgtacatatatttttcattatgccaaagatgatacaaaattattgaagaaattcattatgtggttgggcaaggagaaaaggaaaggtCGCAAAAAGCGTAAGTCCCTAAATGTATTTCATTATTTGTTAATTACTTAAATTCGTGTCCTTAACTTATAATCTTAAATTTAGGACTAAGTAAATTGATATTTAAATTACTAAAgttaagtgtccttaacttttaaattttgaaataaaagttaaggaccaagtgtccttaacttttgaacttgtaagtcaaagttcaggaccatgtgtccttaacttttgaacttgtaagtctaagttcaggaccaagtgtcctcaACTTTTGAAGTTgaaagtctaagttcaggaccatgtgtgaacttgaaacttgaagtttaggaccaagtgtccttaacttttgaagttggacctataagttaaggactgcctatCCTTAACTTTTATACTTATTAGTCTaagttaaggacaaagtgtcatgaacttttgaacttgtaagtctaagttcaggaccatgtgtccttaacttttgaacttgaaactcaaactttaggaccaagtgtccttaacttttgaacttgaatatcaaacttcaggaccaagtgtccttaacttttcaacttgaaagtctaagttcaggactaactTCTAACTTTGATATTTTCAAACTTTTCAGGGGACAAACTGATATATATGCTGATGATAATGGTGTGAGAAAGAATCCATACAAATTGTATCATAAAAAATCAGTCGTAAAATGTTCTTCCTTGAGTTCGGATAGTAGCTTTGTACTTGATGATAAGGTTTGATAATTCGCAAggcatttattttctttattcttaatttattattttttaattattttatgactgatggatttattttatttttggcctTTTTATGAAGCATATTGGCATTGCCCTATATTATCTGAGAAAGAAGGAATGCTACCACCCTCGCGACCATCCTTTTCGTTTCACAACTACAGATATACCTTTTGATAACTATATGGTGCTTGTGTATAAGGATTTCAATGAAGATGCTGCAGATGAGTTTTGATGTGGTGATAATCAATTGTTTCTGACACCATATATGTGGGGTGACAGTCGTAGATGTGGAATTGCTTGGACAGAGGTTGACAAAATCTTTTTTTCATGTCGGCTTCCTTCAGAAGATGATAATGCTGTGACACATTTTCTTTTGGGGGTATTGGACTTGAATGAGAAAAAGATTGATGGGTACGATTCCATATATAGTGAGCCATATAAGGCAAGAATGAATCACATTGAAATATATGCACGCATGATCCATAACTTGCTAAAGTTCTCACAGTTTGAGAAACATCACAAGTCTTTTGGAAATGCATTCAACAAATTTGATATTCAGTGGCAAAGATCACCACACCAAACTGGATCgtacttgttgttatttgttatataatttatatgtacTTTACATTTATTGTTTAATTGACTCCATATCTTACATTTTTCTTAGGACTGATTGTGGTGCATTCCTAATCAAGTATGTGGAGTTGTTGATGATGGGAAAGGATGTGGAGAAATTCCAACCTGAAGACATAAAAGACTTTAGAAAAGAACTTGCAGCAAATCTTTGGGAACATGGAGAGTGGAAAAGAAATTCTGGTTATGATACACCACCAGAAAATGTTGGCGACAGCTATGATAGTGAAAATGAAACTTGTTGTCCAAAGGAGTTGTAGTTTAGTTGTAAAGAAAGTTAGTTGTGGTTGATTTTTTGTATAAAATTGCTGTAAAGAATCCATATGAATTCTAAAATATCTTGTAAATTCCTCAAAAGGCACTTTTATTTTGTTTGCATAGCATAATTTTTTGTCACAACTATGCAAAATTACAATTTCAGAAGTAATATGAAGGCATCATGTtattaatttctttgtttctgtCAAGTATTGATTTGTCCATTGAGCTTATTAGTATTAGTTCAAGACCA contains:
- the LOC142174605 gene encoding uncharacterized protein LOC142174605, whose protein sequence is MWGDSRRCGIAWTEVDKIFFSCRLPSEDDNAVTHFLLGVLDLNEKKIDGYDSIYSEPYKARMNHIEIYARMIHNLLKFSQFEKHHKSFGNAFNKFDIQWQRSPHQTGSTDCGAFLIKYVELLMMGKDVEKFQPEDIKDFRKELAANLWEHGEWKRNSGYDTPPENVGDSYDSENETCCPKEL